The DNA window GATCAGTGCACTGTGGCCGGTACCGAAGTCATCGATGGCAATTTCAATGCCTTGTTTATGCAACCAGTCGAACTCCGCCAGCGCGCTGCCTTCCTCCACCATACCGCGCTCGGTAATTTCAAATACCAACGTGAAGTAGTTGCCCGGCAATTGCGCCAGCAGTTCGTACACGTCCTGATGGAAAGAGGGCGCACTGAGATGAGAAGGGGAGATATTCAGACCGAGCTTGGCGCCCTGCGGCAGCGCCGTCGCCAGCCTGGGGGCGTCTTCGGCAATCAGGCGGAACAGGTGACGCGTCAGCGGCACTATCAGCCCTTCGCTTTCGGCGTAGGGAATAAACAGATCCGGCGGAATACGTCCTTCGATCGGGTGCTGCCAGCGGATCAGCGCTTCCAACCCACCGATGGTGCCGGTTTTGGTATGAAATACCGGTTGATACTCGATAAAGAACTCGTTGCGTTTGATGCCGCGCATCAGGGCGCGCTCCGGGCTTTGGCGCAGCAACAGCATGTAGTAGCACAGCACGCCGATCATTAAGGACAGCACCAGACTACCCAGCAGAGTCAGGCGGATATCGTTGGGCGTCAGTTTTTGGTTATAAAACATAATAATCATCGGGGTGCCGGCGATGGAAATGCGGTCGGCCTTTTCGTCCGGCAACTGGTTGACCGGCATCAGGTTCGGGCTAAAGCTGGTCAGGGCGCGATCGCTCAGAATAATGGCAATACCCGGCGCACGTTCGGGGCTGGTGCCAAACATCTGTTGGGGCATCAGGCCGATATCCAGCGTCGCCAGTATGCCGGTATCTTCCTTGCCTGCCTGACGCAGCCAAACCGCGAACGCCGGTTTTCCCGGCACCAGAGGCGTACCCTGCTGCAATTTGAGATCCAACCGCTGGCGTTGATCAATCTCCGGATAAATATTTTTCAGCGCCAACATCATGTCGCCGGTGGCGGAAGAGCAATAGGCAAAGCCGTTTTTCACCAACATAAAGGTACGCACGCCGGCATGAAAAGCCGCCTGATAGGTAATTTCCGGTTGGCTGCTGCTACAGGGTTGTTCGGTTAGCGGCATCAACCGCTGCATGATTTGAGTCAGGTTATTAAAGGTATCGAGGGTGAATTTCTGCGTACGTTGTTCTACCGCGCGTTGATATTGCGTGCGCTGGTGGTTAATCAGCGAAAGCGTAATCCCCATAAACAGGATAAAAAATACCAGGGCCACGACACTGCTTTTAACCAAACTGCGTCGTCTGTGTGAAACGTGGCGTGCAAAAGCCCTTTTCAAGCCCATAAACCTGCCCCCTGAACACGGCGTATCAATTTGTTTTTGTTATAGAGTGACTGCCTAATATATCGCAATGACGGTGTCTCAGTCATTATTCATCGTTTATCCAACGGCTGATAATCATTTAAATCCGGCATTATCACTGTTATCCCCATTTGACGATAATAGGTGAGTTTTTCCACGTCGGCGTAGTTTCCCGCCAATAATGACGTGAAATTAAGAGGGCCATGTTGAGAATACCGCGAACCGATAATGAGGGAAGGTTGCAAGGTGTTGCGCAGCGCAAAAAAAAACGCTGCCCGGAGGCAGCGTTCTATCGCTCGTTTGGTCTTCAGGACAATCAAGGTTGCGCCGTCAACTGCTGGTTAGCACTCGGCGGGCTTCGCGATAACGTTTATTCCAGTAGTTATCGCTCAGTTTCGAAATCATCACGCCGCTGCTGGTAGAGGCATGAACGAATTGATCGTTACCTAAATAGATGCCGACGTGGCGTCCGGTAGAACCGGCGCGGAACAGCACCAGATCGCCAGGACGCAGTTTGGTACGCAAGATTTTCTTGCCCATGTCTTCCTGTTCATAGGTTGAACGAGGTAAGTCCATGCCAAACTGTTCGCGGAAAGTACGCTGTACAAACGCTGAGCAATCGATGCCGCGCTTGGTTTCACCGCCTAAACGGTAGCGAACGCCTTTCCAGTCTGCATACTGATCCATAATTTTTGACTTAACGTCAACGTTACGGACCATTGCTTCGAATTCATCCTGAGAGGCTTGCAGTAAAAGACCATCTTTGTCATTAACTGCACGCATCTCAGTTTGTGCGTTATTCAAGTTCGAAGTGTGAGTCGTGCTACATGCGGAGAGCATTACCGCTGCGGCAATTGCAGGTACTACCCGCAAAAAATATCTCAGAAACGGTTGAGATTTGACCATTGTTATTGTTTTCCCTTGAAGTCCTTAACGACGTCAGTCGCTACCTGAAAAATGCCAAACGGAACGAGACTAATCTGCAGCTGTTTCATCGACAATCAGTTACCGCCGAAAACGTGCTGGAACGCACATTTTTAGCTGATTTGATGCTGAGTCGAGTTAAACCAGGCACAAACGCATCCGAGATTACCGTAACGGATTGGGGATTGCGAGCCTTTTTCCAGCCTTTTATATATGAATTTGTGATGTAACATAATGTGATACCTTAGAACACTACGATAAAAAATAATGGTACTGACGATGCGAAAATGCTTCCTTTACAGCCGTGTAAGTAGTGATGCACAGATTTCAGGTGATGGCTTGGTCCGTCAGGAAGATAAGTTAAAACAATATTTGTTACAGAATGCCGAACGATTGAATCTTTCCACCATCGATTATGAAATTCTTGTTGATTCAGGCATCAGCGGTTGGAAAGGCTCCAATATGGGCGATACAGCCGCCCTAGGTCAGTTGTTCATGCGTGTCGAATCGGACGAGATTGACGATTCGGTACTAATCGTCGAATCGCTCGATCGCTTTAGTCGAGAGAACCCCTTCCGTGTGGCTGGATACATATCAAAACTTGCGGAACACGGCATTGATATCATCGATGTTGAAAATAATCTAGTTATCGGGCCTAGCAATCCTTGGTCTAGTACAATCTCATCGATTATCGCCAACCGTGCTCATGAAGAATCAACTTTAAAATCTAAACGTATCAAGGCGGCTTGGGACTCACGCAGGAAGAAGGCGAAGGAGTCAGGGCAGTACATGATCAAGAACACGCCATTCTGGATCGATGTACTGGATGACAAGTATGTGGGTCAATGCCAATGCATCGATCGTTAGAGAGATCTTTGATCTGTACCTACAAGGGTATGGCTCGTTTACGATTGCTAAGAAAATGAATGAGGTTGGTAAAATCATTCGAGACAAACGCTGGAGTACTCCAAAGATTTGTGCACTGTTGAGAAATCCTCGGTGCAATGGTGATTTCATTTCAAATAGTTTGGAAAGAAACTATGAGAAAGGCACATCAACTTCCACTGAACACGTTATCAAAGGACTGTACCCAAAAATTGTTACTGATGA is part of the Serratia quinivorans genome and encodes:
- the spr_1 gene encoding Probable endopeptidase Spr precursor, which gives rise to MVKSQPFLRYFLRVVPAIAAAVMLSACSTTHTSNLNNAQTEMRAVNDKDGLLLQASQDEFEAMVRNVDVKSKIMDQYADWKGVRYRLGGETKRGIDCSAFVQRTFREQFGMDLPRSTYEQEDMGKKILRTKLRPGDLVLFRAGSTGRHVGIYLGNDQFVHASTSSGVMISKLSDNYWNKRYREARRVLTSS
- a CDS encoding Resolvase, N terminal domain, which translates into the protein MVLTMRKCFLYSRVSSDAQISGDGLVRQEDKLKQYLLQNAERLNLSTIDYEILVDSGISGWKGSNMGDTAALGQLFMRVESDEIDDSVLIVESLDRFSRENPFRVAGYISKLAEHGIDIIDVENNLVIGPSNPWSSTISSIIANRAHEESTLKSKRIKAAWDSRRKKAKESGQYMIKNTPFWIDVLDDKYVGQCQCIDR
- the ycgG_1 gene encoding phage resistance protein, giving the protein MGLKRAFARHVSHRRRSLVKSSVVALVFFILFMGITLSLINHQRTQYQRAVEQRTQKFTLDTFNNLTQIMQRLMPLTEQPCSSSQPEITYQAAFHAGVRTFMLVKNGFAYCSSATGDMMLALKNIYPEIDQRQRLDLKLQQGTPLVPGKPAFAVWLRQAGKEDTGILATLDIGLMPQQMFGTSPERAPGIAIILSDRALTSFSPNLMPVNQLPDEKADRISIAGTPMIIMFYNQKLTPNDIRLTLLGSLVLSLMIGVLCYYMLLLRQSPERALMRGIKRNEFFIEYQPVFHTKTGTIGGLEALIRWQHPIEGRIPPDLFIPYAESEGLIVPLTRHLFRLIAEDAPRLATALPQGAKLGLNISPSHLSAPSFHQDVYELLAQLPGNYFTLVFEITERGMVEEGSALAEFDWLHKQGIEIAIDDFGTGHSALIYLERFSMDYLKIDRGFVNSIGRDTVTAPVLDAVISLAKKLKMQTVAEGVETAEQVSFLQEQDVNFMQGYYYSKPLSIDNFVAFCNAHTVMDHQALTD